A stretch of the Lolium perenne isolate Kyuss_39 chromosome 3, Kyuss_2.0, whole genome shotgun sequence genome encodes the following:
- the LOC127345739 gene encoding U-box domain-containing protein 44: MPRTDRRARVDVEDLLVRVKNGAQPELGEVAREVAALAQQGRLGDDDDEDGLLVPALLARLAGTADAEARVLVMAALRRLAACAGGNTKERMASIEALSSIVRSLSRDVDERREALALLLDLSDIPQVRQRIGRIKGSIVMLVTLRNAHESGAHDDAEKLLHILSANPQNVLLMAEAGYFRPLIHYLKEGSDMNKILMATAISKMFLSEQMKSSLGEDGAIEPLVEMFKSGNLEPKYSALGALRNLSSSLQNAELLVNSGITRSLLQLLCSVTSVLMTLREPASAILATIAQSDSILLQRDAAPQMLSLLNLSCPVIQLHLLRALNSICGHTNAKRARAKIRKNGGLQLLLPFLREKNVGIKIAALNLMFNLSKDASQELTEQIRETHLDILVKIIASPTPANDEKAAAIAVLSNLPATDKNVTKFLTQANLLPLLISLLEANISTSSSPQKMWLFEGIAGVLTRFTVPWDKKLQSLAVGHGVVPCLVKLLSEGSVKAKSKSATSLAQLSQNSVALHKTKSPRWLCVPPSADSYCIVHNCQCTVRSTFCLVKAGAVNPLVQILEGEEREADGAVLEALATLVQDEIWENGSNVIAKASGVHALLRVAEAGELTSQDKALWILERIFRIEAHRERYGGIAQALLIDLAQKGDPVLKPMIGKILAHLELLQTQSSYF; the protein is encoded by the exons ATGCCGAGAACGGACCGGCGGGCGAGGGTGGACGTGGAGGACCTGCTGGTGCGCGTCAAGAACGGCGCCCAGCCCGAGCTCGGCGAGGTGGCGCGGGAGGTCGCCGCGCTGGCCCAGCAGGGGAGgctcggcgacgacgacgacgaggacgggCTCCTCGTGCCGGCGCTGCTCGCGCGGCTCGCCGGCACGGCCGACGCCGAGGCCAGGGTCCTCGTCATGGCCGCGCTGCGCCGGCTCGCGGCCTGCGCCGGCGGAAACACCAAG GAGAGGATGGCAAGCATCGAGGCACTTTCAAGCATTGTGCGTTCCTTGTCTAGGGATGTCGACGAGAGAAGGGAAGCGCTTGCGCTGCTATTGGATCTGTCAGACATTCCACAGGTTCGGCAGAGGATTGGGAGGATCAAAGGAAGCATAGTCATGCTAGTCACGTTGAGGAACGCACATGAATCAGGAGCCCATGATGACGCGGAGAAGTTGCTCCACATTCTGTCGGCCAACCCGCAGAATGTGCTGCTCATGGCCGAGGCTGGCTATTTTCGACCATTGATACATTACCTCAAAGAAG GTTCAGATATGAACAAGATCCTAATGGCAACCGCCATTTCTAAAATGTTCCTCTCTGAACAGATGAAATCTTCCCTTGGAGAAGATGGAGCAATTGAGCCTCTTGTGGAGATGTTTAAATCTGGAAACCTTGAACCCAAGTACTCGGCCCTAGGTGCCTTGCGTAATCTCTCTAGCTCTCTACAAAACGCAGAACTTTTGGTAAATTCTGGCATCACTAGATCATTGCTTCAACTTCTTTGCTCTGTCACGTCAGTGCTCATGACTCTTAGAGAGCCAGCCTCAGCTATACTCGCAACTATAGCACAATCTGATAGTATCCTACTCCAGAGGGATGCAGCTCCTCAGATGCTCTCGCTTCTTAACTTATCGTGTCCAGTAATTCAACTTCATCTTTTAAGGGCCCTCAATAGTATTTGTGGGCACACAAACGCCAAGAGGGCTAGAGCTAAAATTAGAAAAAATGGTGGACTGCAGCTCCTCCTGCCATTCCTTAGAGAAAAGAATGTTGGTATCAAAATTGCTGCTTTGAATTTAATGTTCAATCTATCAAAAGATGCTTCTCAAGAACTGACTGAACAGATCAGGGAGAcccatcttgatattttagtaaaGATTATTGCTTCGCCTACACCTGCGAATGACGAGAAGGCTGCAGCTATTGCTGTCCTAAGTAACCTCCCGGCAACGGATAAGAACGTAACTAAGTTTCTCACACAAGCAAATTTGCTTCCACTTCTGATCTCCTTACTGGAAGCCAACATCTCAACATCTTCGTCGCCACAAAAAATGTGGTTATTCGAGGGCATTGCTGGTGTATTAACTCGGTTCACTGTTCCTTGGGATAAGAAACTACAGAGCCTAGCAGTTGGACACGGGGTAGTCCCTTGCCTCGTTAAGTTGCTTTCAGAAGGATCAGTAAAGGCGAAGTCTAAATCAGCGACATCCTTGGCCCAACTGTCACAGAATTCAGTAGCACTACACAAGACAAAATCACCAAGGTGGCTTTGTGTTCCCCCATCAGCAGACTCGTACTGTATAGTTCACAACTGCCAGTGCACCGTCAGAAGCACTTTCTGCCTAGTAAAAGCTGGTGCCGTCAACCCTCTGGTGCAAATACTAGAAGGCGAAGAGCGCGAAGCAGATGGAGCAGTGCTGGAAGCACTGGCTACCCTTGTGCAGGACGAGATTTGGGAGAACGggagcaatgttattgcgaaggcaTCAGGTGTTCACGCTCTGCTTAGAGTAGCGGAAGCAGGCGAGCTGACTTCCCAGGACAAGGCCCTATGGATACTGGAGAGGATCTTCCGGATCGAAGCCCACAGAGAGCGGTACGGCGGGATCGCGCAGGCCTTGCTCATCGATCTTGCTCAGAAAGGAGACCCTGTCCTGAAACCGATGATCGGCAAGATACTCGCTCACCTCGAGCTTCTGCAAACACAGTCGAGCTACTTTTAA